Proteins co-encoded in one Capillibacterium thermochitinicola genomic window:
- a CDS encoding discoidin domain-containing protein, translating into MGIKLSKAKALFTLAVFVLLLSQPVAGASVTFSTGQEFLHLKTGRYEVAFDRTTGGLVRILDLKTGAPLSWSTKNANLWGVTFNNGEQVFSSTYHGRFTYKWNALFQRLTFYYQGTEDYPLDVTVEIKPRDDQRLQMQAKITNHSLKPIQTFHFPVDLKVAASAIQDALLPMVPGVKLNAAFFTDQQSFSGQYPGVMFADYVAYRTGNHCLAVYSQHQGRNMPLPQPVQIGFAAHPQDGLTRLVHDFKTWVEPGQKWSSPPVLIQTGSDYPETISAYREENRIDRYPALSQKLGAKKDQYFASPLYKLDFNRFQKPFTVLKTEVIDAIKVPGLIHPVAFQPLGHDHHYPDFLPPNPAYGSTEDLADFVKYAQTRGNLVVPYTNFSWWNLDSPTLQQLIARAELPAVTVQLASGHLLAETYASEGYVVNFHHDFVRQRIAEEQKALINKVGFDGIFEDQLGARNTPYDFNPAGLKAYDPATSYVAGVLRHARALKKNNIMTECGFDVLAKDLTGFCGTNYLWDQLGYRLETAPYTGYYPMIGMLCRDKVLLYQHNLAIETWTDDLNMFRWNLAYGYNFSGDLLDPKNPWLTLAGLFQKYVLARYADELVTGFELLPENVTCTTFESFKAYANWDPLNSFNHAGHVVVPGGALVLADDGSVTAGVFANYNGQFLSDGDHYLIEVRSEEEIKVFQPLGNDTLLKIKKNPSWPGVKIIAYDFNGQPVTEVEATVLDEMVSFEYSRQYRGQEIAYYSLTKQDEPNPESYPIPEIPELVVTNIQWQPAFPCTGDQVTFTATVKNVGTGPIPEGATLSVAFMLDGAFEPSFWAEKANVTLPAGATITLQATGGLDGPSWTATDGAHVVQAWVDKANVIPEINEGNNMFSKNLPTIDEGIEIAPGVRVPKAAANLALNQQVTASGATAPAYAAHFAVDGFINTYWESVNHVFPATLTLDLGAVKTVGKVVLKLPPSWEPRVQTISLYGGTDRNDLALIVAEQEYTFDPARENTVTIGFNKREVRYLQLVITANTTWPAGQIAELEVFPE; encoded by the coding sequence ATGGGCATCAAACTTTCCAAAGCCAAAGCCTTGTTTACCCTGGCTGTCTTCGTTTTGCTCCTCAGTCAACCGGTGGCCGGTGCGTCCGTAACTTTCAGCACCGGTCAGGAGTTCCTGCACCTAAAGACCGGCCGGTATGAAGTGGCCTTTGACCGGACAACCGGCGGACTGGTCCGGATCCTCGATCTCAAAACCGGGGCGCCCCTTTCCTGGAGCACGAAGAATGCCAATCTATGGGGGGTTACTTTTAACAACGGTGAACAGGTTTTCAGCAGCACTTATCATGGGCGTTTCACTTATAAATGGAACGCGCTGTTTCAACGTTTGACCTTTTATTACCAAGGAACAGAGGACTACCCCCTCGATGTCACCGTTGAGATCAAACCCCGCGACGACCAACGCCTTCAAATGCAAGCCAAGATTACCAACCATTCTCTGAAGCCGATTCAAACTTTCCATTTCCCGGTGGACCTGAAAGTGGCGGCCAGTGCAATTCAAGACGCCTTATTGCCAATGGTTCCTGGGGTCAAACTGAACGCCGCTTTCTTTACGGATCAGCAATCCTTCAGCGGCCAGTATCCCGGGGTCATGTTCGCCGATTATGTTGCCTACCGCACCGGCAATCATTGTTTGGCGGTGTATAGCCAGCACCAGGGACGGAACATGCCCCTGCCCCAGCCGGTCCAGATCGGGTTTGCCGCTCACCCGCAAGACGGTTTGACCAGGCTGGTCCATGACTTTAAAACCTGGGTGGAACCCGGGCAAAAATGGTCTTCTCCGCCGGTGCTGATTCAGACCGGTAGCGACTACCCGGAGACCATCTCCGCTTACCGGGAGGAGAACCGGATCGACCGTTACCCGGCGCTCAGCCAAAAGCTGGGGGCGAAAAAAGACCAGTATTTTGCGTCTCCTCTGTATAAGCTGGATTTCAACCGCTTCCAAAAACCCTTTACCGTTTTAAAGACCGAAGTGATCGACGCCATCAAAGTTCCCGGGCTCATCCATCCGGTGGCCTTCCAGCCGCTGGGCCATGATCACCATTATCCCGATTTTCTCCCGCCCAATCCGGCCTATGGGAGCACGGAGGATTTAGCGGACTTTGTCAAGTACGCGCAAACCCGCGGTAACCTGGTTGTCCCTTACACCAATTTCTCCTGGTGGAATTTGGACTCGCCTACCCTGCAGCAATTGATTGCCCGGGCCGAACTGCCGGCCGTCACCGTCCAGCTGGCCAGCGGCCACTTACTGGCGGAAACCTATGCTTCCGAAGGATATGTCGTCAACTTCCACCATGATTTTGTCCGCCAACGGATCGCCGAAGAACAAAAAGCCCTTATTAACAAAGTAGGATTTGACGGGATCTTCGAAGACCAACTGGGGGCCAGAAACACCCCGTATGACTTTAATCCCGCCGGTTTAAAAGCTTACGATCCTGCCACTTCCTACGTGGCCGGGGTTTTGCGTCATGCCCGTGCTTTAAAGAAAAACAACATAATGACCGAATGCGGCTTTGACGTTCTGGCCAAAGACCTGACCGGCTTCTGCGGGACCAACTACTTGTGGGACCAACTCGGTTACCGGCTGGAAACCGCCCCTTATACCGGATATTACCCCATGATCGGCATGCTGTGCCGGGATAAGGTCCTGTTATACCAGCATAATCTGGCGATCGAGACCTGGACGGATGACCTCAACATGTTCCGGTGGAACCTGGCCTACGGTTATAACTTCAGCGGCGATTTGCTCGACCCGAAGAATCCGTGGCTGACCTTGGCCGGGCTCTTCCAAAAATATGTCCTCGCCCGTTATGCGGATGAGCTGGTCACCGGCTTTGAACTGTTGCCGGAGAACGTAACTTGCACAACTTTTGAATCTTTCAAAGCTTATGCCAACTGGGATCCGCTGAACTCCTTCAACCACGCCGGACACGTGGTCGTCCCCGGCGGCGCCTTGGTCCTCGCCGACGACGGTTCGGTTACCGCCGGTGTCTTCGCCAACTATAATGGCCAATTCCTTAGCGACGGCGACCATTACCTGATTGAAGTCCGTTCGGAAGAAGAGATTAAAGTCTTCCAACCACTCGGAAATGACACGTTGCTCAAGATTAAGAAGAATCCAAGCTGGCCTGGGGTGAAGATCATCGCCTACGATTTTAACGGTCAGCCCGTCACCGAAGTGGAGGCCACCGTCTTGGACGAGATGGTCAGTTTCGAATACAGCCGCCAGTACCGGGGGCAGGAGATCGCCTATTACTCCTTGACCAAACAGGATGAACCCAACCCGGAATCCTATCCCATCCCGGAAATTCCCGAACTGGTCGTCACCAACATCCAGTGGCAACCGGCTTTCCCGTGTACCGGCGACCAAGTGACCTTTACCGCCACCGTCAAGAACGTGGGAACCGGCCCCATCCCTGAAGGTGCCACCCTCAGTGTCGCCTTTATGCTGGACGGCGCGTTTGAACCGTCCTTCTGGGCGGAAAAAGCCAATGTCACCCTCCCGGCCGGAGCCACCATTACCTTGCAAGCCACCGGCGGCCTGGATGGTCCATCCTGGACCGCCACCGATGGTGCCCACGTGGTTCAGGCCTGGGTCGATAAGGCCAATGTCATTCCCGAGATCAACGAAGGGAACAACATGTTCAGCAAGAATCTGCCCACTATTGATGAAGGGATCGAAATTGCGCCGGGGGTCCGGGTGCCAAAAGCCGCAGCCAATTTAGCCTTGAACCAACAAGTCACCGCCAGCGGCGCCACCGCGCCGGCCTACGCGGCCCATTTCGCCGTCGACGGTTTCATCAATACCTACTGGGAAAGCGTCAACCATGTCTTCCCGGCCACCTTGACCCTGGACCTGGGGGCGGTGAAGACCGTAGGCAAAGTAGTCCTGAAACTGCCGCCCTCTTGGGAGCCGCGGGTACAGACCATCAGCCTCTACGGCGGGACGGACCGGAATGATTTGGCCCTCATTGTCGCAGAACAGGAGTACACCTTTGATCCCGCCCGGGAAAACACCGTCACCATCGGTTTTAACAAACGGGAGGTTCGCTATCTCCAGCTGGTTATTACCGCCAATACCACCTGGCCGGCAGGGCAGATTGCCGAATTGGAAGTCTTTCCCGAGTAG
- a CDS encoding carbohydrate ABC transporter permease, translating into MEPAKRGIISNFDRKRPSVKFSYAVCYIVAIGVAVSTLYPLLWVFLGSLKEAKEIFYVPPTLLPRTFLWENYLRAWQSYLIPKVFRNTLVIYAGFVGVRLVSLSAAAYALAHMRLPCRRGIYMLFLATLMLPFFAYLIPSYLVVFRLGLLDSFWAVCLPAGADSYSLLLLKNYFDGIPGEIFESARIDGASELLILRKIVLPLAKPIISVLGIFAFIHVWRDFVWQRIVLPSAHKWTVSIALWYHSLGNQGAVLPQNVQLAAMLLSTLPPMIIFLIFQRYIIEGVSFTGLKG; encoded by the coding sequence ATGGAGCCGGCGAAGCGGGGAATCATCTCCAATTTTGACCGGAAGCGCCCCAGTGTTAAATTCAGCTACGCCGTTTGTTATATCGTGGCCATTGGGGTTGCCGTTAGTACGTTGTACCCCTTGCTCTGGGTCTTTTTGGGTTCCCTGAAGGAAGCCAAGGAGATCTTTTATGTTCCGCCGACGCTCTTGCCGCGCACTTTTCTATGGGAGAATTATCTCCGGGCTTGGCAATCCTACTTAATTCCAAAGGTCTTCCGGAACACCCTGGTTATTTACGCCGGTTTTGTCGGTGTCCGGCTGGTTTCCCTGAGCGCCGCCGCCTATGCCCTTGCCCACATGCGGCTGCCGTGCCGGCGCGGGATCTACATGCTGTTTCTCGCCACTTTGATGCTGCCCTTTTTTGCCTACCTGATCCCATCCTATCTCGTCGTTTTCCGCTTGGGACTGTTGGATTCCTTTTGGGCGGTCTGCCTCCCGGCCGGAGCCGACTCTTATTCCTTATTGCTCTTAAAAAACTACTTTGACGGCATTCCTGGTGAGATCTTCGAATCGGCGCGCATTGACGGCGCTTCCGAGCTGTTGATTCTGCGTAAGATCGTGCTGCCGCTGGCGAAGCCGATCATCTCCGTTTTGGGGATCTTCGCCTTTATCCATGTCTGGCGGGATTTTGTCTGGCAAAGGATTGTCTTGCCGTCGGCGCACAAATGGACGGTTTCCATCGCCCTCTGGTACCATTCCCTGGGGAATCAAGGGGCGGTCTTACCCCAAAATGTGCAATTGGCGGCGATGTTATTAAGCACTTTGCCGCCGATGATTATTTTCCTGATCTTCCAGCGCTATATCATCGAAGGGGTTTCCTTCACCGGACTTAAAGGATAG
- the pgmB gene encoding beta-phosphoglucomutase: MKKTAAAIFDLDGVIVDTAKYHYLAWKRLAAELGFDFSEADNERLKGVSRMRSLEILLEIGGVTATEQEKTVMAAKKNDWYLQYIQKITPAELLPGVVPFLEDLRARGIKVALASASKNARVILSRLEIEPYFDAIVDGNRVAKAKPDPEIFLTAAADLGVVPAHCVVFEDAAAGVEAGKKAGMFVVGIGDRRNLPEADLVLPGFPGFDYEALQAAIGADPEWGGDFLLTEVGYHPDRVELNGSRFLLSNGYMGYRGTLEEAGKEDLVACTLAGVYDQAGTAWREPVNAPNGLYTLLTCHGQPLQPRVIPPAAHRQVLDLRRALHRRRTTFTFGEHAVQVEAERFLSLADPHLLVMAYRFRSAQAGEIVVETGIDADVWELNGPHFAELSFTADGPVRTATARTNEGKVIAVAETVTGIEGQVELVTGKGRLLQRITLTVEAGKEYSFYKYVAVYTSLDPECVAAGGAPDLLAQEGARRAMAVGFAELRARHVACWAERWRRSRVVVTGDPEAQFALDYSIYHLLAAAPAHTEYTSIPARGLSAQTYKGAIFWDTELFMLPFFLYTQPELARKLLRYRYHTLDGARRKAAEYGYRGAFYAWESQETGDDACTYFNVTDVFSGRPLRTYFRDKQIHISADIAYAIWQYYLVTGDESLLFEGGAEIILETARFYYSYAYFKKDKNRYELLDVTGPDEYHERVNNNAYTNYMAKYNLATALATIKLLREKDEAYYRRLIEKLDYEKDLPGLAEMHELLYLPSPDPETKLLEQFDGYFRLEDVQLPDLKARMKMPNEYLGGGNGLATTTQIIKQADVVALLNLFKADFPAAVKEANWTYYEPRTEHGSSLSPCVYAMLAADLGKKDWAYRYFLRTATIDLNGDYKRYVGTLYIGGTHPAANGGAWMGAVFGFGGLRFDGTTVELKPLLPAKWQALTFKFQVKGQWFTVEMTKDRVRVRADRDNTRPVRFAVAGQEGICGEDEELVFTVPGEESLS; this comes from the coding sequence ATGAAGAAGACCGCAGCGGCCATCTTTGATCTGGACGGGGTCATTGTTGACACCGCCAAATATCATTACCTGGCCTGGAAGCGCTTAGCGGCCGAACTGGGTTTTGACTTTTCGGAAGCCGATAATGAGCGGTTAAAAGGGGTCAGCCGGATGCGTTCCCTGGAGATTCTGCTTGAAATCGGGGGCGTGACGGCGACGGAACAAGAAAAGACAGTAATGGCCGCCAAAAAGAACGACTGGTATTTGCAGTATATCCAAAAAATAACCCCGGCGGAGCTTTTACCGGGTGTAGTTCCTTTTCTTGAAGACTTGCGGGCGCGGGGGATCAAGGTCGCCCTGGCCTCCGCCAGTAAAAACGCCCGCGTTATTTTGTCCCGTTTAGAGATTGAACCCTATTTTGACGCTATCGTCGACGGCAACCGGGTGGCCAAAGCCAAACCCGATCCGGAGATCTTCTTGACAGCCGCCGCCGACCTGGGGGTGGTCCCCGCCCACTGCGTGGTCTTTGAAGATGCGGCGGCGGGGGTGGAAGCCGGCAAAAAGGCGGGGATGTTTGTGGTCGGGATCGGGGACCGGCGGAATCTTCCTGAGGCCGACCTGGTTCTTCCCGGTTTTCCCGGTTTTGATTATGAAGCCCTCCAGGCGGCGATCGGGGCGGATCCGGAGTGGGGTGGCGATTTTTTGTTGACGGAAGTCGGTTACCACCCGGACCGGGTCGAGCTTAACGGCAGCCGGTTTTTGTTGAGCAACGGGTACATGGGGTACCGGGGGACCCTGGAGGAAGCCGGCAAGGAAGATCTGGTCGCCTGCACCCTGGCCGGTGTTTATGACCAGGCGGGAACAGCGTGGCGGGAACCGGTCAATGCCCCCAATGGCCTTTACACGCTGTTGACTTGCCACGGACAGCCGCTGCAGCCGCGGGTCATTCCCCCGGCCGCCCACCGGCAGGTGCTGGATCTTCGGCGGGCGCTGCACCGGCGGCGGACCACCTTCACCTTTGGGGAGCATGCGGTTCAGGTTGAGGCCGAACGTTTCCTTAGTCTGGCCGATCCCCACCTGCTGGTCATGGCCTACCGCTTCCGTTCGGCCCAAGCCGGGGAGATCGTCGTTGAGACGGGAATTGACGCTGACGTTTGGGAACTGAACGGGCCGCATTTTGCGGAGTTGAGTTTCACCGCCGACGGTCCGGTTCGGACCGCCACCGCCCGGACCAACGAAGGGAAGGTCATTGCCGTGGCGGAGACGGTGACGGGCATCGAAGGCCAGGTTGAGCTGGTAACCGGGAAAGGACGGCTTCTGCAGCGCATAACGCTGACGGTGGAAGCGGGCAAGGAGTATAGTTTTTATAAATACGTTGCGGTTTACACCAGCCTTGATCCGGAATGTGTTGCGGCAGGTGGCGCTCCGGACCTGCTGGCGCAAGAAGGGGCGCGCCGGGCAATGGCCGTGGGTTTTGCGGAACTCCGCGCCCGGCACGTCGCCTGCTGGGCGGAACGCTGGCGGCGGAGTCGCGTGGTGGTGACCGGTGATCCCGAAGCCCAGTTTGCCCTGGATTATAGTATCTACCACCTGCTGGCGGCGGCTCCAGCCCACACCGAGTATACCTCCATCCCGGCGCGGGGCCTCTCCGCCCAGACTTACAAAGGGGCGATCTTTTGGGATACTGAGCTTTTCATGCTTCCCTTTTTCCTTTACACCCAACCCGAACTGGCCAGGAAATTACTGCGCTATCGGTATCATACCTTGGACGGCGCCCGCCGTAAGGCGGCCGAATACGGCTACCGGGGCGCCTTTTACGCCTGGGAGAGCCAGGAGACGGGGGATGATGCCTGTACTTATTTCAATGTGACCGACGTTTTTAGCGGAAGACCGCTGCGTACCTATTTCCGGGATAAACAGATTCACATCAGCGCCGACATCGCCTATGCCATCTGGCAGTATTATTTGGTGACCGGCGATGAGAGCCTTCTCTTTGAAGGCGGGGCGGAGATTATCCTGGAGACTGCCCGTTTTTATTATTCCTATGCTTACTTCAAAAAGGATAAAAACCGGTATGAGCTTCTGGATGTCACCGGCCCCGATGAATACCACGAGCGGGTCAACAATAACGCCTACACCAATTATATGGCGAAGTACAATTTGGCGACCGCCTTGGCCACCATCAAGTTGCTGCGGGAAAAGGATGAAGCCTACTACCGGCGCTTGATCGAAAAACTCGATTACGAGAAGGACCTCCCCGGACTGGCGGAGATGCATGAGCTGTTGTATCTTCCGTCGCCGGATCCCGAGACCAAACTGCTCGAACAGTTCGACGGTTATTTCCGCCTGGAAGATGTGCAACTTCCGGATTTAAAAGCGCGGATGAAAATGCCCAACGAGTACCTCGGCGGGGGGAACGGGCTGGCGACTACGACCCAGATCATTAAACAGGCCGATGTGGTGGCGCTGCTTAACCTGTTCAAAGCAGACTTTCCCGCCGCGGTTAAAGAGGCGAACTGGACCTATTACGAGCCCCGGACGGAACACGGGTCCAGTTTAAGCCCCTGCGTTTATGCGATGCTCGCCGCGGACCTGGGGAAAAAGGACTGGGCTTACCGCTACTTTCTCCGGACGGCCACCATCGACCTGAACGGGGATTATAAAAGGTACGTGGGCACCCTTTATATCGGCGGCACTCATCCGGCGGCCAACGGCGGCGCCTGGATGGGCGCGGTTTTTGGCTTTGGCGGCCTCCGCTTTGACGGGACGACCGTCGAACTGAAGCCCCTCCTCCCGGCCAAATGGCAGGCCCTGACCTTTAAGTTTCAAGTAAAAGGCCAGTGGTTTACGGTGGAGATGACCAAAGACCGGGTCCGGGTCCGCGCCGACCGGGACAATACCCGGCCGGTCCGGTTTGCGGTCGCGGGGCAGGAGGGGATTTGCGGCGAAGATGAGGAGTTGGTCTTCACCGTACCGGGCGAAGAAAGTTTAAGTTAA